A single Vigna radiata var. radiata cultivar VC1973A chromosome 8, Vradiata_ver6, whole genome shotgun sequence DNA region contains:
- the LOC106772069 gene encoding titin, producing MATHTAASDHPSATDQQYVKKEKDEGIAQMIASLANEDEVKPDGDDKSENTSSNKTEDKVTAELAAVEEEQSAEDTLDHHKVEDAQSSTPASTEEVDHKVEPAIAVENTEYSLPSEATIATQDKLKEEKEVVPASHTISDIEPVHDAANSQPDAVPSTEQQKLENEPVETDEEKQVQPKTEDIPEASTETIDKTINTDETNPPTESEGEVVKEAQVLETGAGVEDKLEPVATQVGEKIQEAEKELQEAEQPSTIAVPEQAADAVDGKATEPSEDVVEETTNFETGPTETVDAEPLVTKVNENQKEPENQPFEQREEEKPDTSSIPEQSAERSDAIEEKTRELDFQAEVLKETNNFETEKAEPVEVKVDESQTEPEKLEEKEQHKTAVLEAEVEKVEQQDNTEKVIDNSESDTIPEKIENTEPQSIEMEEKSREQQVDEEVVKDSKNVETKQEIVIQTAKTEGTSSDDLIKEEKADEEEETSLTVNAAQVSANEEPRSNLVEPSTEVVVETFKSEGTSNDTVKEEKTDKEEETGLTGNEAQVSSHEEPLANLVEPSAEVVLQISKSEGTSDDTIKEVKTDKDEETSHTENVTQVSSNAEPQANIVDLSPVVAEKVVEEDDNKEPQANIVKTDKEEETSHTENAAQVSSNEEPQANTVEPSPVVAENVAEEDDNKEPQANIVKTDKEGETSFTETAAQVSSNEEPQANTVEPSPVVAEKVVEEDNNKESSITDVIEGVPNEVASIIKSPEPTSVDQGAEPSLKEEREYSVPADVEEKVVVAENDDDKKEPEAPNAVTGSSTEEEAESRKVEEQNEAKTATTEVAESVKVENVRGDDDSAVVDDKKEGNGDTKVEEISRAVSEPVRETLASKFEEKEEEYVEPGVNKLEKEQTVEPEKTEVQVTKESDAIKTSKDLPKETPAKPAQKQSNNIISKVKQSLVKAKKAITGKSPSSKNLSSEAKGDIKVK from the exons ATGGCTACTCACACTGCTGCATCTGATCATCCTTCTGCTACTGATCAG CAATACgtgaagaaggaaaaagacGAAGGCATTGCACAAATGATCGCTTCTTTAGCCAATGAAGATGAAGTCAAGCCTGACGGAGACGACAAGTCTGAGAACACCTCTTCAAATAAGACAGAAGATAAGGTGACGGCAGAGCTTGCTGCAGTTGAGGAAGAACAATCTGCTGAAGATACTCTGGACCATCACAAGGTTGAAGATGCACAAAGTTCAACACCAGCTTCAACAGAAGAAGTTGATCACAAGGTTGAGCCTGCTATTGCCGTAGAAAACACCGAATATTCACTGCCATCTGAAGCAACTATTGCAACCCAAGATAAACTAAAGGAGGAGAAGGAAGTGGTTCCGGCCTCGCACACTATCAGTGATATTGAACCTGTTCATGATGCAGCCAATTCCCAGCCAGATGCGGTACCATCCACAGAACAACAGAAACTAGAAAATGAACCTGTGGAAACAGATGAGGAGAAACAAGTGCAACCCAAGACAGAAGACATTCCAGAAGCATCAACTGAAACTATTGACAAAACAATAAACACAGATGAGACTAATCCTCCGACAGAATCAGAAGGAGAGGTGGTGAAAGAGGCTCAAGTTTTGGAAACAGGTGCCGGAGTGGAAGACAAGCTTGAGCCTGTAGCTACACAAGTGGGAGAAAAAATACAAGAGGCAGAAAAAGAATTGCAAGAGGCTGAGCAACCAAGCACAATTGCAGTACCTGAACAGGCAGCTGATGCCGTAGATGGAAAAGCAACAGAACCCTCAGAAGATGTAGTGGAAGAGACCACTAACTTTGAAACGGGACCCACGGAAACAGTGGATGCAGAACCTTTGGTTACTAAAGTAAATGAAAACCAGAAAGAACCAGAGAACCAGCCATTCGAACAAAGGGAAGAGGAGAAACCAGACACATCTTCAATTCCTGAACAATCAGCAGAAAGAAGTGATGCCATAGAGGAAAAAACAAGAGAACTAGATTTTCAGGCAGAGGTGTTGAAAGAGACTAACAACTTTGAAACAGAGAAAGCAGAGCCAGTGGAGGTTAAAGTTGATGAAAGTCAAACTGAACCAGAAAAACTGGAGGAAAAAGAGCAGCATAAGACAGCTGTTCTCGAAGCAGAAGTTGAAAAGGTGGAGCAACAAGACAATACTGAGAAGGTGATTGACAACTCAGAGTCAGACACAATTCCTGAAAAGATAGAGAATACAGAACCTCAGTCGATTGAAATGGAGGAAAAGTCAAGAGAACAACAAGTAGATGAGGAAGTTGTGAAAGATAGTAAGAATGTGGAGACTAAGCAAGAAATTGTGATCCAGACTGCCAAGACTGAAGGAACTTCATCAGATGACCTGATCAAGGAAGAGAAAGCTGATGAAGAGGAGGAAACTAGCCTCACTGTAAATGCTGCACAGGTTTCAGCAAATGAGGAACCTCGATCAAATCTTGTGGAACCTTCTACTGAAGTTGTGGTTGAGACTTTCAAGAGTGAAGGAACTTCAAATGACACGGTCAAGGAAGAGAAAACGGACAAAGAGGAGGAAACTGGCCTCACTGGAAATGAAGCACAAGTCTCATCACATGAGGAACCTCTAGCAAATCTTGTGGAACCTTCTGCTGAAGTTGTGCTTCAGATCTCCAAGAGTGAAGGAACTTCAGATGACACGATCAAGGAAGTTAAAACTGACAAGGATGAGGAAACTAGCCACACTGAAAATGTTACACAAGTTTCATCCAATGCAGAACCTCAAGCAAATATTGTGGATCTTTCTCCTGTAGTGGCCGAAAAGGTTGTTGAAGAGGATGACAACAAAGAACCTCAAGCAAATATTGTGAAAACTGACAAAGAGGAGGAAACTAGCCACACTGAAAATGCAGCACAAGTTTCATCGAATGAAGAACCCCAAGCAAATACTGTGGAACCTTCTCCTGTAGTAGCAGAAAACGTTGCTGAAGAGGATGACAATAAAGAACCTCAAGCAAATATTGTGAAAACTGACAAAGAGGGGGAAACTAGCTTCACTGAAACTGCAGCACAAGTTTCATCGAATGAAGAACCTCAAGCAAATACTGTGGAACCTTCTCCTGTAGTAGCggaaaaggttgttgaagaGGACAACAACAAAGAATCAAGCATTACTGATGTGATTGAAGGGGTACCAAATGAAGTGGCTAGCATCATAAAAAGTCCAGAGCCAACCTCAGTTGATCAGGGAGCTGAACCTAGCTTAAAAGAAGAAAGGGAGTATTCTGTTCCAGCTGATGTGGAGGAAAAGGTAGTCGTTGCCGAAAATGATGATGACAAAAAGGAACCTGAAGCACCTAATGCTGTCACTGGATCTTCAACAGAGGAAGAGGCTGAAAGCAGAAAGGTTGAGGAACAGAATGAGGCAAAGACAGCAACAACTGAAGTAGCAGAGAGTGTGAAGGTGGAGAATGTAAGAGGTGATGATGATAGCGCAGTAGTTGATGACAAGAAGGAAGGGAACGGTGACACAAAAGTAGAAGAAATCTCTAGAGCTGTAAGCGAACCTGTTAGAGAAACCTTGGCATccaaatttgaagaaaaagaagaggaataTGTTGAACCTGGAGTCAATAAGTTAGAGAAAGAACAAACTGTGGAGCCTGAGAAAACTGAGGTTCAAGTCACAAAGGAAAGTGACGCAATAAAAACATCCAAGGACCTTCCAAAAGAAACTCCAGCCAAACCAGCTCAAAAgcaatcaaataacattatatcAAAGGTTAAACAGTCCCTGGTGAAAGCAAAGAAAGCTATCACTGGCAAATCTCCTTCCTCCAAGAACCTTTCCTCGGAGGCCAAGGGCGACATTAAAGTCAAATAA
- the LOC111242332 gene encoding uncharacterized protein LOC111242332 isoform X2, translated as MVLIVQFQVNVDVDVHVDADVGTRKDEKDFKDQARGKNKDEKASRKKELKKYRRERFMESLHEQQSLVAELKRRVLVLEEEVAFEKRRRRRAQDGGDNVPHDEPFISPRGMSLGGISPGGIPLGGQSQQGMSSGRPAMKTFVRMGSRRRYKSKALRTPYVGLLRKKLE; from the coding sequence ATGGTTTTAATTGTTCAATTTCAGGttaatgttgatgttgatgttcaTGTTGATGCTGATGTTGGTACAAGGAAGGATGAGAAAGACTTCAAGGATCaagcaagaggaaaaaataaagatgaaaaggCATCAAGAAAGAAGGAACTTAAGAAATATCGCAGAGAGCGGTTTATGGAAAGTTTACACGAGCAACAAAGTCTTGTTGCAGAACTTAAAAGGAGGGTTCTTGTGTTGGAGGAAGAGGTCGCATTCGAGAAACGTAGACGAAGAAGAGCACAGGATGGTGGAGACAATGTGCCACATGACGAACCGTTCATATCCCCTAGAGGCATGTCCCTGGGAGGCATCAGTCCGGGCGGAATCCCGTTGGGAGGCCAATCCCAACAAGGCATGTCCAGTGGTCGTCCTGCAATGAAGACATTTGTGAGGATGGGGTCACGAAGGCGTTACAAGAGTAAAGCGCTTAGGACTCCTTATGTAGGATTGCTTAGGAAAAAGTTAGAGTga
- the LOC111242332 gene encoding uncharacterized protein LOC111242332 isoform X1: MCVQLTVRHSVSTKFISSLNKRLSKEQRSLIVGPPFGWFLDLTGNVKVGRKMLSELVFKWVDSSSGFLIADKVVPMNEKDFSLGLSLSLDGKEIDLKLEMGCSRCVKYIGNKTRNLTLLYKCLMKKGKSIPCAPFCSLYILVGICEILIPQHNGKVFPILFEIVDNLNDLGKYCWASLVYRCLVRGLNKTSDALKKGKATTNVYVDGCIYMLQVWFFEKLIPPKGAIEKKSKNIALDEFEIGREPSNKSFGN; the protein is encoded by the exons atgtgtgtgcagttgacggttcgtcacTCAGTTTCGACAAAGTTCATCTCTAGTTTGAACAAACGTTTGAGTAAGGAGCAGCGTTCATTGATTGTCGGGCCTCCGTTTGGGTGGTTTTTAGATTTGACTGGTAATGTTAAAGTTGGTAGGAAAATGTTGAGTGAGTTAGTGTTTAAATGGGTGGATTCAAGCAGTGGTTTCTTAATTGCAGACAAAGTTGTGCCTATGAATGAGAAAGATTTTTCTTTAGGTTTGAGTTTGAGTTTAGATGGGAAAGAGATAGATTTAAAGCTAGAAATGGGATGTAGTAGATGTGTGAAATACATTGGcaataaaacaagaaatttgACTTTGCTAtacaaatgtttgatgaagaaaggaaaaagcatTCCTTGTGCTCCtttttgtagcttgtacatATTGGTTGGTATTTGTGAGATATTAATTCCACAGCATAATGGAAAAGTGTTTCCCATactatttgaaattgttgataatttaaatgatttgggAAAATATTGCTGGGCTAGTTTAGTGTATAGATGTTTGGTACGTGGTTTGAACAAAACTTCAGATGcattgaagaaaggaaaagccaCAACGAACGTTTATGTCGATGGTTGCATTTACATGTTGCAA GTTTGGTTTTTTGAGAAATTGATTCCTCCCAAAGGtgctatagaaaaaaaatccaagaatattgcattggatgaatttgaaattGGGAGAGAACCTAGTAACAAGAGCTTTGGAAACTAG